AAACACGCCGTAGAGAAACTTGAAGTACCACAGCACCAGCAGCAGCACCGGGAATCCAAGAACGGTCACGAGGTTCAGCGCTAGCGGCGACACGACCGCTTCCCTAACCAGTAGCCCGGTCGGCGGATAGATCGTCGGGTACAGCAGAATTGCGACCAAGATCGTCAACAGTGTGGGAAGCGCCAGTGCGCTCGCCAGCCAGGCCCGGTACTGGCCGCGTCTGGCCAGCACGCTCCCGATCAGCCCCACGGCGACCGAGAGGGTGACGACTGCAGCCACGGGAAGCGAGAGCACTGTGTCGGCAGCGCCACCCGCGTCGGTCAGGACAACAGTTCCCAGCAGTACGATAACCCCACCAAGGTATGCCAGTGTTGCACCGATGCCGTACGTACGTAGTTCTGACGCTAGGCCGGGCTCGGTTTTAGCCGCGAGGAACGCCGCACCTGTGACGACCGAGACGGCGACCAAGCCGACACCAGTCAACGCCACTGGTAGCGTCGCCCCGCCGAACAGCCAGCGACCCGCGAGCATCCCCAACAGGAGCGGCGCAAACACGCTCCCGCCGATGAACGCGTAGTCGGTGTAGCGCTTCCAGCGCTCGTCGTCGCGCTGCTCGCGGAGTTCCGGACCGAGGCCGCGGAACACTAACGCGACGACGAACCCGAGCGCGAGCAGATAGTTGTCCGCCAGCAGGCGCGAGTACACGCGCGGGAACGCCGCTAGCAGCATCGTCCCGAAGGCGACGACCCATACCTCGTTCGCGTCCCAGACCGGTCCGAACGCCGCCAGGAACGTCTCCCGCTCGTGTTCGTCCGTCCGGGTCGCGTAAAGCATCC
This genomic stretch from Haloarcula sp. CBA1127 harbors:
- a CDS encoding cytochrome d ubiquinol oxidase subunit II; this encodes MTDALLPVDAYLVESLPEIWFGAVLFALGMYVVLDGFDFGIGMLYATRTDEHERETFLAAFGPVWDANEVWVVAFGTMLLAAFPRVYSRLLADNYLLALGFVVALVFRGLGPELREQRDDERWKRYTDYAFIGGSVFAPLLLGMLAGRWLFGGATLPVALTGVGLVAVSVVTGAAFLAAKTEPGLASELRTYGIGATLAYLGGVIVLLGTVVLTDAGGAADTVLSLPVAAVVTLSVAVGLIGSVLARRGQYRAWLASALALPTLLTILVAILLYPTIYPPTGLLVREAVVSPLALNLVTVLGFPVLLLVLWYFKFLYGVFRGPIEGEGYGG